One Thunnus albacares chromosome 12, fThuAlb1.1, whole genome shotgun sequence genomic region harbors:
- the LOC122994696 gene encoding histone H2B 3-like, translating to MPDPVKAPKKGSKKAVSKATKTGKKKRKTRKESYAIYVYKVLKQVHPDTGISSKAMGIMNSFVGDIFERIAGEASRLAHYNKRSTITSREIQTAVRLLLPGELAKHAVSEGTKAVTKYTSSK from the coding sequence ATGCCTGATCCAGTTAAGGCCCCGAAGAAAGGCTCCAAGAAGGCCGTGTCTAAAGCCACCAAGACCggcaagaagaagagaaagaccaGGAAGGAGAGCTACGCCATCTACGTGTACAAGGTGCTGAAGCAGGTCCACCCCGACACCGGTATCTCCTCCAAGGCCATGGGCATCATGAACTCCTTTGTTGGGGACATCTTTGAGCGCATCGCCGGTGAGGCTTCCCGCCTTGCTCACTACAACAAGCGCTCCACCATCACCTCCAGGGAGATCCAGACCGCCGTCCGCCTGCTGCTGCCTGGTGAGCTGGCCAAACACGCCGTGTCTGAGGGCACCAAGGCCGTCACCAAGTACACCAGCTCCAAGTAA